A DNA window from Paenibacillus andongensis contains the following coding sequences:
- a CDS encoding (Fe-S)-binding protein has protein sequence MAKLAAATLQETLVQKLDYEQLTNCMRCGFCLPACPTFKETGVEAESPRGRISLMKAAVDGIMEPGISFEDQMNHCLGCRACEPACPADVKYGQLIEQARDAIETHTKQHRWWVSGVRKLVFKELFPHQKRMSLLGSGLHFYKKSGLQTVVRKTGAVKVFSKHLSDMETILPDASSKGIVEQLGTYIPAKGEKLATVGMFRGCLMDVLFTETNIKTVKLLSEAGFDVVIPETQNCCGALHAHSGESDQAKALAKNNIRAFQESGVDYIVSNAGGCGAILVEYDHLLHEEPEWKEDAAWFAARVKDISTILVEQGRPLQFAETVDGGASTRVTYQDSCHLRNVMKGSNSSRQLLKEVGNVAFIEMKDAGSCCGSAGIYNVTQPVMANQILEHKMENVNATAAQYLVTSNPGCLLQMKLGIEKHGQKDRMEAVHIADFLYDRVVKN, from the coding sequence GTGGCTAAGCTCGCAGCAGCAACACTTCAAGAAACACTGGTACAGAAACTGGATTACGAGCAGTTAACCAATTGTATGCGCTGCGGTTTCTGTCTGCCAGCTTGTCCGACATTCAAGGAGACTGGTGTGGAAGCCGAATCCCCTCGCGGACGAATTTCACTTATGAAAGCAGCTGTAGATGGCATTATGGAGCCAGGTATCAGCTTCGAAGACCAAATGAACCATTGCCTGGGATGCCGCGCTTGTGAACCAGCCTGTCCGGCTGATGTGAAATATGGACAGTTAATTGAGCAGGCACGCGATGCGATTGAGACGCACACGAAGCAGCACAGATGGTGGGTTAGCGGTGTACGTAAGCTGGTGTTCAAGGAGCTTTTTCCTCATCAAAAAAGGATGAGTTTGTTGGGATCAGGCCTTCATTTCTATAAAAAATCAGGGCTGCAAACCGTCGTTAGGAAAACAGGCGCTGTAAAGGTATTTTCCAAGCACTTATCCGATATGGAAACCATACTCCCCGATGCTTCCAGCAAAGGGATCGTAGAGCAATTGGGTACCTACATTCCGGCAAAAGGGGAAAAGTTGGCTACGGTCGGCATGTTCCGCGGCTGTTTAATGGATGTTTTGTTTACCGAAACGAATATCAAAACGGTAAAACTGCTTTCTGAAGCGGGATTTGACGTAGTCATTCCAGAGACGCAGAATTGCTGTGGGGCTCTTCATGCACACAGCGGTGAGAGTGATCAGGCGAAAGCTTTGGCCAAAAATAACATTCGCGCTTTCCAAGAGTCCGGTGTCGATTATATTGTGTCCAATGCGGGTGGCTGCGGCGCCATTCTAGTGGAGTATGATCATTTGCTTCATGAGGAGCCGGAATGGAAGGAAGACGCGGCTTGGTTCGCTGCGCGAGTGAAGGATATCAGTACGATTCTTGTAGAGCAAGGACGTCCACTCCAGTTCGCAGAGACAGTTGATGGTGGAGCCTCCACTCGCGTTACGTACCAGGACTCTTGTCATCTACGCAACGTCATGAAAGGCAGCAATTCTTCCAGACAGCTCCTGAAAGAGGTAGGCAATGTTGCCTTTATAGAAATGAAAGATGCAGGCTCCTGCTGTGGTTCGGCCGGCATTTATAATGTCACACAGCCCGTTATGGCAAACCAAATTCTTGAGCATAAAATGGAAAATGTGAACGCTACTGCCGCTCAGTATCTGGTTACAAGCAACCCCGGCTGCTTGCTGCAAATGAAGCTGGGTATTGAGAAGCACGGGCAAAAAGATCGCATGGAAGCTGTTCATATTGCCGACTTTTTATACGATAGAGTCGTGAAGAATTAA
- a CDS encoding NAD-dependent epimerase/dehydratase family protein, producing MNILVTGGAGFIASHIVDQLIISGHHVHIFDNLSTGRNENLNPLAVFHQGDLLDNGLAEAFTAARPEVVIHHAAQIDVQTSLTNPLLDAKINILGTLAVLEQCREHGVQKLIYASSAAVYGTPQYLGVDEKHPIKPLSFYGISKHTPEHYIESFSSLYELDYTILRYANVYGIRQDPKGEGGVVSIFVDKLLAGKQPLIFGDGEQTRDFIYVKDIVRANMAALSKGSRGLYNISWNEQTSVNALLKEMCDISGMSFNPSYAPSRAGDIVHSRLDNRAALAGLDWSPVYTLRNGLQETFDYYKDQYPV from the coding sequence ATGAATATTTTAGTTACCGGGGGAGCCGGTTTTATCGCTTCACATATTGTCGATCAATTGATCATTTCTGGGCATCACGTACATATTTTTGATAATTTATCTACAGGTCGTAATGAAAATTTGAATCCCCTTGCTGTCTTTCATCAAGGAGATCTGTTAGATAATGGTTTAGCAGAGGCATTCACCGCTGCACGCCCAGAAGTCGTGATTCATCATGCTGCTCAAATCGATGTTCAGACCTCGCTTACTAATCCTTTATTAGACGCTAAAATAAACATTCTCGGCACCCTTGCCGTCTTGGAACAATGCAGGGAGCATGGTGTTCAGAAGCTGATTTACGCTTCATCTGCAGCTGTGTATGGAACCCCGCAATATTTGGGCGTTGATGAGAAGCATCCGATAAAGCCGCTATCCTTCTATGGTATTTCTAAACATACACCGGAACATTATATTGAGAGTTTTTCTTCTCTTTACGAGCTGGATTATACGATTTTGCGTTATGCGAATGTATATGGGATTAGACAGGATCCAAAAGGAGAGGGAGGCGTAGTCTCTATTTTCGTAGATAAGCTTCTTGCGGGTAAACAACCATTGATTTTTGGCGATGGGGAGCAAACGAGAGATTTTATTTATGTGAAAGATATCGTTCGCGCCAATATGGCCGCACTGAGTAAGGGCAGCCGTGGGTTATACAATATCAGTTGGAACGAGCAGACGAGTGTCAACGCTCTTCTTAAGGAAATGTGCGATATCAGCGGGATGAGCTTCAATCCCTCCTATGCACCTTCTCGTGCTGGAGATATCGTTCACAGCCGATTGGATAATCGTGCAGCGCTTGCCGGTTTGGATTGGAGTCCGGTATATACATTAAGGAATGGCTTACAGGAAACCTTTGACTATTACAAAGATCAATATCCGGTATAA
- a CDS encoding endo alpha-1,4 polygalactosaminidase, which yields MKTSQVTAAIIVSMVFFSFPFKKQVQASKPFQNVKDYSLYYGTPTEQAIIHLKTKDLIIIEPQLFSKVQIQDIQSKGTIVIGYISVMETPSWNSFRVKELLSSDYLLKHGERIHFKQWDSYLMDLRQSHYRQLLLSEIKTSISDKGLDGIFLDTVGDIDDWIKDGATQNQTREAYRSFLQDVRNQYPGLSLIQNRGFDTIDYALPHIDGLLWEDWRANWKKDAWMKTRVDRLRKEQKKGLTVFSIHLNNESSPGREARKLKFLHIDAPNGYTEIVN from the coding sequence ATGAAGACATCTCAGGTAACAGCAGCCATTATCGTCTCCATGGTCTTTTTTTCTTTCCCCTTCAAGAAGCAAGTCCAAGCTTCTAAACCTTTTCAAAACGTGAAAGATTACTCCCTCTACTATGGTACACCTACAGAACAAGCAATCATTCACTTAAAGACCAAAGATCTTATCATTATCGAACCTCAACTGTTCTCAAAGGTACAGATACAAGACATTCAATCCAAGGGCACTATCGTTATAGGTTATATAAGCGTTATGGAAACCCCTTCCTGGAACAGCTTTCGTGTGAAGGAACTTCTGTCTTCTGATTATTTATTGAAGCATGGCGAGCGCATCCATTTCAAGCAATGGGACTCTTATTTGATGGACTTGCGGCAATCCCATTACCGTCAGCTGCTGTTATCAGAAATCAAAACATCTATCTCAGACAAGGGTTTGGACGGTATATTCCTAGATACGGTTGGGGATATCGATGACTGGATTAAAGATGGAGCTACTCAAAACCAAACAAGGGAAGCTTACCGTTCTTTCCTTCAAGACGTGAGAAATCAATATCCCGGGCTTTCCCTTATTCAGAATCGCGGCTTTGATACAATCGACTATGCGCTGCCTCATATTGATGGTTTGTTATGGGAGGACTGGAGGGCGAATTGGAAAAAGGATGCGTGGATGAAAACAAGAGTGGACAGATTGCGAAAGGAACAAAAGAAGGGCTTGACCGTATTTTCCATCCATTTAAATAACGAGAGCTCCCCTGGTAGAGAAGCCCGTAAATTAAAGTTTTTACATATAGACGCACCAAATGGTTATACGGAAATAGTCAATTAG
- a CDS encoding response regulator: protein MNHLAIVDDDIVLLHILQDLFEVRGLQVSAFNDPVAALKSIKALKPDAVLSDVLMPNLSGFELCRELRSDKSFAKTPIFLMSAKHSIGELSKSMMAGADEYIIKPFQTDDIYEQLKQFYRKKNNPIIIKPLDS from the coding sequence ATGAATCACCTAGCTATCGTGGATGACGATATTGTTCTACTACACATTTTACAGGATTTATTCGAAGTGAGAGGTCTTCAGGTCTCTGCCTTCAATGACCCTGTTGCTGCGTTAAAATCAATAAAGGCATTGAAACCGGATGCTGTGCTGTCCGATGTACTTATGCCGAATTTATCGGGATTTGAACTATGCCGCGAGCTTCGCTCGGATAAATCCTTTGCCAAAACACCGATTTTTCTGATGAGTGCGAAGCATTCTATAGGCGAATTATCGAAGTCTATGATGGCTGGAGCCGATGAGTATATTATTAAACCTTTTCAAACGGATGATATCTATGAGCAATTGAAACAGTTTTATAGGAAAAAAAACAACCCAATTATTATCAAACCCTTGGATAGTTAA
- a CDS encoding tetratricopeptide repeat protein — MRVSRNVRHFDVSPHAWLVVAVSLLFAVLDGLQIIGLSFHWTSLLLHLVLVLIYNRLLHIITFRIEDRLSGGWVQTIILFFPGVGFLVGSLVFFGLLLFRFRHDFYEEYENYVHYSPQSMESYHINVEAESNRLPFREILMSGEPVGKKEALFSLLQYEGNNKVQLFNEALRNEDPEVVHYAATSLNYLNEQYIRSIKKWTLLVQQDDRSWETWKELLEAYRLYLGSHLLTEELAMEVRQTFKQWIGRGLSQFPGEPRFILELCNLARMEKDYQAAIRHAEQLSNVGEYRYMVYLTKAEKMYAEGKLTELSQFAQQWLDSSIEVPDEHLPAIQFWKELKEQGVPQADHLYMRYR; from the coding sequence ATGAGAGTCTCTCGGAATGTTCGGCATTTTGATGTTTCTCCTCACGCTTGGCTTGTCGTGGCCGTCAGTCTACTATTTGCAGTGTTAGATGGACTGCAGATCATAGGGCTTTCTTTTCATTGGACTAGCTTGCTGCTCCATCTCGTCCTTGTGCTCATTTATAATAGACTGCTCCATATCATCACCTTCAGAATCGAAGATAGATTGAGTGGCGGATGGGTGCAAACCATCATCCTTTTCTTTCCCGGTGTTGGATTTTTGGTTGGATCATTGGTCTTCTTTGGATTGTTGCTTTTTCGCTTTCGGCACGACTTTTACGAGGAATATGAGAACTACGTCCATTATTCCCCGCAATCGATGGAAAGCTATCATATTAATGTGGAAGCGGAATCGAACCGTCTGCCATTTCGTGAAATCCTGATGTCAGGCGAGCCTGTGGGCAAGAAGGAGGCTTTATTTTCTCTGCTTCAATATGAAGGCAATAATAAAGTGCAGTTATTTAACGAGGCACTGCGTAATGAAGATCCCGAAGTGGTTCATTATGCAGCGACAAGTTTGAACTATTTAAATGAGCAATATATACGAAGCATCAAGAAATGGACCTTACTTGTGCAGCAAGACGATAGAAGCTGGGAGACATGGAAGGAATTATTGGAAGCCTACCGACTTTATTTGGGAAGCCATTTATTGACGGAAGAACTCGCTATGGAAGTTAGACAGACGTTCAAACAATGGATAGGACGAGGACTTTCGCAATTCCCGGGTGAGCCCCGATTTATATTAGAGTTATGCAATCTGGCACGAATGGAAAAGGATTACCAGGCGGCCATCCGCCACGCTGAGCAGCTTTCCAATGTGGGTGAATATCGCTATATGGTTTATTTAACTAAAGCAGAAAAAATGTATGCAGAAGGAAAATTAACCGAACTTAGTCAATTTGCACAGCAATGGTTGGACAGCAGCATTGAGGTTCCGGACGAGCATCTGCCTGCGATCCAATTTTGGAAGGAGCTGAAGGAACAAGGTGTCCCGCAAGCTGATCATCTTTACATGCGTTATCGTTAG
- a CDS encoding DUF2194 domain-containing protein yields the protein MSRKLIIFTCVIVSVLLLGVGLQTLRTVDLFPLSSARNVYQEAQFSMKSSAQSSITGDKLSLYMYTNPKDSEGNKVKINLLAALGLAKLHADSITADELRTMKPNPWTVILLTGEDISELDQTVIQSYLNEGGRLLAYTRFYAPEWNDMLGIESNNGFIERTIHGIEVNQTVFPGYPNLPASNALFSNSMLDIKLKPQVKIYLSAEGVPMLWKNNYGQGSVVFWNSTSSIQKVGRGLMVQSIGLALDSLVTSQVAVRSLNIDDFPSPVPLVVNPLIRQEYGLSTPAFYERIWWADMARFAKLYGWKYTGLMIGNYQNQTSSPLPTLLGNYPKIMPYFGSKLLGLGGEIGLHGYNHQSLVTPEEPINSNLGYVPWPDKASMVQSLQRMVELANNLFPGHELKTYVPPSNVLNKTGKAAIAEAVPSIDIIASLYYAGEEEGFLEQEFGVDSEFPQFTNFPRISSGYWLDDSTKFYVNDVIANFGLVNHFVHPDDALDIKRSSGKGWKFLSAQFEAWMASLNKSYAYLQPLTVRDAVKKLSIYSAGEVYVHYSQDVITITTKDELVPMHYTVRVPDNRTPEISKEAGVLTRMDYTDGLWHLEAHQPTVTLQLKEMKP from the coding sequence GTGTCCCGCAAGCTGATCATCTTTACATGCGTTATCGTTAGTGTGCTGCTGCTCGGTGTGGGGCTTCAAACCTTACGAACCGTCGACTTGTTTCCTTTATCCTCAGCAAGAAATGTGTATCAAGAGGCGCAGTTCTCGATGAAGAGCTCGGCACAATCATCCATAACAGGTGATAAACTGAGCCTGTATATGTATACCAATCCGAAAGATTCAGAAGGCAATAAGGTCAAAATCAACCTATTGGCAGCGCTAGGGCTTGCCAAATTGCATGCGGATTCCATAACGGCCGACGAATTGAGGACAATGAAACCAAATCCGTGGACGGTCATTTTACTTACTGGCGAAGATATAAGCGAGTTGGATCAGACCGTTATCCAGTCCTATTTGAATGAAGGCGGTCGACTCCTTGCCTATACGCGGTTTTATGCTCCTGAATGGAATGACATGCTGGGGATAGAAAGTAATAACGGATTCATTGAAAGAACGATACACGGCATAGAAGTCAACCAAACCGTATTTCCCGGCTATCCTAATCTTCCGGCAAGCAATGCGTTATTTTCCAACAGTATGTTGGATATTAAGCTTAAGCCGCAGGTTAAAATTTATTTATCGGCCGAAGGAGTGCCAATGCTCTGGAAAAATAACTATGGGCAGGGAAGCGTCGTGTTCTGGAACTCAACCAGCAGTATCCAGAAGGTAGGTCGAGGGCTTATGGTTCAATCTATTGGTCTTGCTCTAGACAGCCTGGTTACTTCACAAGTGGCAGTACGAAGTCTGAATATTGATGATTTCCCATCCCCCGTTCCACTTGTCGTTAATCCGCTGATTCGTCAGGAGTACGGACTTAGCACACCTGCCTTTTATGAACGGATTTGGTGGGCAGATATGGCTCGTTTCGCGAAGCTCTATGGGTGGAAGTATACGGGCCTCATGATTGGGAATTATCAGAATCAGACGAGTTCTCCTCTTCCAACGCTTTTGGGGAACTATCCGAAGATCATGCCGTATTTTGGCAGTAAGCTGCTAGGTCTGGGTGGAGAGATTGGTCTGCATGGCTATAATCATCAATCTCTCGTTACGCCAGAGGAACCAATTAACAGTAATCTCGGCTATGTTCCTTGGCCCGATAAAGCATCCATGGTCCAAAGTCTTCAGCGTATGGTAGAGCTTGCGAACAACTTGTTTCCTGGGCATGAGCTGAAGACCTATGTGCCTCCGTCCAATGTGTTGAACAAGACGGGGAAGGCAGCGATTGCTGAAGCCGTACCCTCCATTGATATCATCGCTTCCCTTTATTATGCGGGGGAAGAAGAAGGCTTTCTGGAGCAGGAATTCGGGGTGGACAGTGAATTTCCGCAATTCACGAATTTCCCCCGTATTTCTTCCGGTTACTGGCTGGACGACAGTACGAAATTTTACGTAAATGATGTTATTGCTAATTTTGGTTTGGTGAATCACTTTGTACATCCGGACGATGCGCTCGATATCAAACGTTCCTCAGGAAAAGGCTGGAAGTTCTTGAGTGCGCAATTCGAAGCATGGATGGCTTCGCTCAATAAAAGCTATGCGTATCTTCAACCATTAACGGTTAGGGACGCCGTGAAAAAACTTAGTATCTATTCGGCTGGGGAAGTCTACGTTCATTACAGTCAAGATGTAATTACGATTACGACCAAGGATGAACTGGTCCCCATGCATTACACCGTTCGCGTACCAGATAACCGAACACCAGAGATTTCCAAGGAAGCTGGCGTACTGACACGTATGGACTATACGGACGGACTTTGGCATTTGGAGGCTCATCAACCTACTGTGACCCTACAATTGAAGGAAATGAAGCCATGA
- the pelF gene encoding GT4 family glycosyltransferase PelF, protein MKIALIAEGSYPYVSGGVANWIQMLVSAMPEHEFEIIAISSSRKEASSYKYKLPPNITGIHDVFIMDYLNLEEGKSPRLTKKEAASCLEWFAFQKNSEQTIPCIADPNKLGNPITFMKSEMFWDFLVASYEQEMPNHSFNSYFWTWRSMYLPAIYLLQQSYPIADVYHAVSTGYAGLIATYLRMKNKKPFLLTEHGVYAREREEEILKSAWVDPPFKKRWIDYFYHMSQGTYHTADRTISLYKGTHQIQLELGLHAEKAMIIPNGIDYHRLSVLPRDPSTSGGGIVFGALVRLVPIKDIKTMLYAVRLASHDIPDMQLWIMGPTDEDPDYYQECIALTRNLHLEEIVTFMGKVAIDEYLPKIDALILSSISEGQPLAVLEGMAAGIPWICTEVGSCRELLEGKDEHDVGIAGYIVPPVNPKAMSEAMVKMYTLPEERTYMGQVGRNRVEAYYQIDHFIDAYRQLYDEVVT, encoded by the coding sequence ATGAAAATCGCATTGATAGCGGAAGGAAGTTACCCTTATGTGTCAGGCGGGGTAGCGAATTGGATTCAAATGTTGGTCTCGGCAATGCCGGAGCATGAATTTGAAATCATCGCGATTTCTTCATCGCGCAAAGAGGCCTCAAGCTATAAATACAAGCTTCCGCCCAACATTACAGGCATTCATGATGTTTTCATCATGGATTACCTGAATCTAGAGGAGGGGAAGTCTCCACGGTTAACCAAGAAAGAGGCTGCATCCTGTCTGGAGTGGTTTGCATTTCAAAAAAATTCCGAACAAACTATTCCCTGCATTGCTGATCCTAATAAGTTGGGAAATCCGATTACCTTTATGAAAAGTGAAATGTTTTGGGATTTCCTGGTTGCTTCCTATGAGCAAGAAATGCCGAATCATTCGTTTAATAGCTATTTCTGGACGTGGAGATCCATGTACCTCCCCGCCATCTATCTGCTGCAGCAGTCCTATCCAATAGCCGATGTGTATCATGCTGTTTCAACCGGATATGCTGGCTTGATCGCCACCTATTTGCGAATGAAGAATAAGAAGCCATTCCTGCTTACGGAGCATGGCGTTTATGCACGTGAACGGGAAGAAGAGATTTTGAAATCAGCCTGGGTAGATCCTCCATTCAAGAAAAGATGGATCGACTATTTCTACCATATGTCTCAAGGTACTTATCACACGGCTGACCGAACCATTTCTCTTTATAAAGGTACGCATCAAATTCAACTGGAGCTCGGACTTCATGCTGAGAAAGCGATGATTATCCCCAATGGCATTGATTATCACAGATTGTCAGTGCTTCCAAGAGATCCAAGTACCTCTGGTGGAGGAATCGTATTCGGGGCCTTAGTGCGACTCGTACCCATTAAGGATATCAAGACGATGCTCTATGCAGTTCGGCTCGCCAGTCATGACATTCCTGATATGCAGCTTTGGATTATGGGGCCTACGGACGAAGATCCTGATTACTATCAAGAATGCATAGCCTTAACCCGCAATCTCCATTTGGAGGAGATCGTTACCTTTATGGGAAAGGTAGCGATTGACGAATATTTACCTAAGATTGATGCGCTCATACTGAGTTCGATTAGTGAAGGTCAGCCCCTCGCAGTTCTGGAAGGAATGGCCGCAGGAATACCATGGATCTGTACGGAGGTAGGCAGCTGCCGCGAGCTGCTGGAGGGGAAGGATGAGCACGATGTCGGAATAGCCGGCTATATCGTTCCTCCTGTTAATCCAAAAGCGATGTCTGAGGCTATGGTGAAAATGTATACACTCCCAGAAGAGCGAACCTATATGGGACAAGTAGGACGCAATCGTGTGGAAGCCTATTATCAGATTGATCATTTTATTGATGCTTATCGGCAGTTATATGATGAGGTGGTTACTTAA
- the pelG gene encoding exopolysaccharide Pel transporter PelG: protein MAGIGFTLQKLFRDDYLTLRVRAYAYASFIAAGPWMLSVGSIALINFMLVQFGHVDDAQRQLFIVTVSYCFIFSQILSGGWQLSVTRYLADHFFQNRLEVVTPTYVGISRIILGISLLIAVIFYWSSPLSMVYKVTSVLLFFMIGQIWLAMVFLTAAKDYKIISYSFLAGGLVSIIGVNVLLRYPIAFEQHEQATNILIGFSCGILLTMSMLVFVLLRSFPAKEASNPYGFLHYVDKYPSLLWIGFLYNIGVWTHNIIIWLGPSGVRIEETFMYSPIYDTPVFLANLTIIPSLVLFVVSVETQFYDKYKTFYGYVTHGGTLEMITKAKKRMVDVLWRELYRLTKLQGLLTLFIIIISDMLLERLGLQEIVIDIFKMCALGALMNAIMLIHILIMLYFEDRKGAVITGGIYFAFNVILTFAMLPLGFDYYGFSYFMAGLAAYSWSGFRLLTFLKRIEVHTFISQSIIYKEVRGLFTRLSEKAYWRL, encoded by the coding sequence ATGGCGGGAATCGGATTTACCCTGCAGAAGTTGTTCCGCGATGACTATCTTACACTAAGAGTTCGGGCATATGCTTATGCTTCTTTCATTGCTGCGGGTCCTTGGATGCTATCTGTCGGCAGCATTGCTCTGATTAACTTTATGCTTGTTCAATTCGGTCATGTCGATGACGCTCAGCGTCAATTGTTCATTGTTACGGTATCGTATTGTTTCATTTTCTCGCAAATACTTTCCGGGGGCTGGCAGCTGAGTGTTACAAGGTATTTGGCCGATCATTTTTTTCAAAATCGTCTTGAGGTAGTTACCCCTACCTATGTGGGTATAAGCAGGATCATACTCGGCATTTCACTCCTTATTGCTGTGATTTTTTATTGGTCGTCTCCGTTATCAATGGTGTATAAAGTGACGAGCGTATTGTTATTTTTCATGATTGGACAAATTTGGCTGGCTATGGTCTTTTTAACCGCGGCTAAGGATTATAAGATTATTTCATATTCGTTTTTGGCTGGTGGTCTGGTCTCGATCATAGGTGTGAATGTTCTGCTGAGGTATCCTATTGCTTTCGAGCAACATGAGCAGGCAACCAACATTTTAATAGGTTTTAGCTGTGGTATTCTTCTTACCATGAGCATGCTGGTATTTGTGCTGCTGCGCTCGTTTCCGGCTAAAGAAGCGTCTAATCCATATGGTTTTTTACATTATGTCGATAAATACCCTTCGCTCCTGTGGATCGGATTTCTTTATAACATAGGCGTTTGGACACATAACATTATCATTTGGTTAGGACCATCAGGTGTACGGATCGAGGAGACGTTTATGTATAGCCCCATCTATGACACCCCTGTCTTTCTGGCCAATCTGACGATCATTCCGTCACTCGTTCTATTCGTCGTTTCCGTGGAGACGCAATTTTATGATAAATACAAAACGTTCTACGGCTATGTAACCCATGGCGGAACCTTGGAGATGATCACCAAGGCGAAGAAGCGAATGGTTGATGTGCTCTGGCGGGAATTATATCGTCTGACGAAGCTGCAAGGCCTATTGACGCTATTTATCATTATTATCAGTGATATGCTTCTAGAGAGGCTTGGCCTCCAAGAAATCGTAATCGACATTTTTAAGATGTGTGCGCTAGGAGCACTGATGAATGCCATCATGCTCATTCATATCTTAATCATGCTGTATTTCGAAGATCGTAAAGGGGCGGTCATCACAGGGGGGATCTATTTTGCCTTCAATGTGATACTGACCTTCGCAATGCTGCCTCTTGGCTTCGATTATTATGGGTTTAGCTACTTTATGGCAGGGCTTGCTGCTTACAGCTGGAGCGGGTTTCGATTGCTGACATTCTTGAAGCGGATCGAGGTTCATACCTTTATTTCACAAAGCATCATTTACAAGGAAGTACGAGGATTGTTCACCCGTTTAAGTGAAAAAGCTTACTGGCGATTGTAA
- a CDS encoding AraC family transcriptional regulator, giving the protein MHPVRKVFDSNDAFPFSFAYKSTKSSQSELPEHFHDWYEIVYVYQGKGTFFIDHTFYEMKQGDLFLIPGNTIHRATPDREMPVTSTAIYFSPSIVQAPNLGDSFSYLHAFEQAAEHHNYKFETLLPQRQHLDVWLESIQYECKHPHLGHRQAILLQLLQLLLFLNRDLGAGTKPNTGDSIAPPMWMRDILLYIDQHFCEDIGLKTLSRQASVTPAHFSRVFKQLVGMNITAYIMTKRIIRAKQLLSENDLNISSIAEMCGFESLPHFHAMFKRVLGMTPAAARKSAR; this is encoded by the coding sequence ATGCATCCTGTACGTAAAGTTTTCGATTCAAACGATGCTTTCCCGTTTTCATTTGCCTATAAAAGTACGAAGAGCTCGCAAAGCGAGCTCCCTGAGCATTTCCACGATTGGTATGAAATTGTGTATGTGTATCAAGGTAAGGGAACCTTTTTTATCGATCATACTTTTTATGAAATGAAGCAAGGCGATCTCTTCCTCATCCCTGGCAATACGATTCACCGGGCAACGCCGGATAGAGAGATGCCTGTAACGTCCACAGCAATTTATTTCAGCCCCAGCATCGTACAAGCTCCTAACCTTGGTGACTCTTTCTCTTATTTGCATGCCTTCGAGCAAGCCGCAGAACACCACAATTACAAGTTTGAAACGCTGCTCCCGCAGCGTCAACACTTAGATGTGTGGTTGGAATCCATTCAATATGAATGCAAACATCCCCATTTGGGACACCGGCAAGCTATCTTGCTGCAGCTGCTTCAACTCCTGCTTTTTTTGAATCGTGATTTGGGTGCTGGCACGAAGCCTAACACAGGGGATTCCATTGCTCCCCCTATGTGGATGAGGGATATCTTGCTCTATATCGATCAACATTTCTGTGAGGACATCGGCCTTAAGACGCTTTCGAGGCAAGCCTCCGTTACACCTGCTCATTTCAGCCGGGTATTCAAACAGTTAGTTGGGATGAATATTACCGCCTATATCATGACCAAACGAATTATCCGAGCGAAGCAGCTGCTTAGCGAAAACGACCTCAACATTAGCAGCATCGCAGAAATGTGCGGCTTCGAGAGCTTACCCCATTTTCACGCCATGTTCAAAAGAGTACTGGGGATGACGCCCGCGGCTGCTAGAAAGTCGGCTAGATAG